Part of the Thiohalobacter sp. genome is shown below.
CCGGCGGCATTGGTGACGGTCGTCGGTGGCGGTTCAGCGGCATCGACGGCGAGGGCCGGGTCGTGCTGTCTGCCGGCGGCGCCGTGGTGGGCAATATTCCCGAGGGCCTGCCGACTTTCTCCCCGCCACACTTCGACTGGGCCTATCTGTTTGCCTTGTTGCCCTCGGCCATCGTGATGGCCCTGATCGGCTTCATGGAAGCGACTTCCATCTCCAAGGCCATTGCCCTCAAGAGTGGCGAGCGTGTCGATACCAGCAAGGAACTGGTGGGTCAGGGACTGGCCAATATCGCCGGCAGTTTCTTCGGGGCCTACACCGTCAGCGGTTCCTTTTCACGTTCCGCCGTGGCGGCCAAGGCAGGGGCGAAGACGGGTATGTTTGCCATCATCAGCGCTATTGCCGTGGTGCTGGTGCTGCTGTTCTTTACCCGCTATCTCTACCATCTGCCCCAGTCGGTGCTGGCGGTGATCGTCATGATGGCCGTGTTCGGGTTGATCCGGGTAGAACCCCTGATCGATGCCTGGCGCGTCGATCGCGTCGGCGCCGTGATCGGCCTGGTGACCTTCGGCGCCACCCTGGCGATGGCGCCGTCGATCGCCAACGGCATTCTGGTCGGCGTGCTGCTCACGGTGCTTCATTATCTGATTCGTACCATGCGGCCGCGTGCCGAGGTCGTGGCCATGAAACCGGACGGAACGCTCGGCGGCGCACGCACCCATGGCTTGCAGCCGCTGTCGCGCTGCTTCGTCCCCGTGCGCTTCGACGGCGTGCTGACTTTCGTCAATGTCGCCTATTTCGAGGATATCATTCTCGAGGCACATGCGGAGTTTCCCGACGCGCGTGCCATCCTGGTCATCGGCAGCGGCATCAATGACATAGACGCCTCGGGTATCGAAAAGGTACGCGAGGTCGCGCGACGGCTGCGTGACAACGGGGTAAGGCTGATGTTCAGCGGCCTGAAACACCAGGTCCGCGAGGCCTTCCGCAAGGCGCATGTTGACGAGGAGCTGGGGGAGTCGGCCTTCTTCGTGGACAAGCGTTCGGCCATCAGCAAGCTTTCCGAGCAGTTCGCCGCCTGCGAGAGCGAAATCTCGGAACGCGAGAAGGCGGGGGCGCAGTGACGGGCAGGGACGACAAGTCAGCGGACCTGAAGACAGGGTGATCACATGAGCATCACCCTGCGCACTTATGTCTACATCGATTCCTTGCAGCCGCAGCTTGCGGCCTATCTGGGTACGGTGTCGCAGGGCTTTCTGCCGGTCCCCGGAGATGCCTGCCTGTGGATCGAGGTGGCCCCCGGCATGGCGGTGCATCGCTTGTCCGATGTGGCACTCAAGGCCACGCGCGTACACCTGGGGCAGCAGGTGGTGGAGCGCGCCTTCGGTTCCATGGTGTTGCACCATGGCGACCAGAGTGACGTTCAGGAGGCGGGGCGAACCGTTCTCCAGTTGCTGGGTGCGCCGGAGGACTCGCGACAGAAGTGTCGCGTGGCCTGGCGCGAGATTATCCGTTCCGTAACCCCTGACCATGCCGTGCTCATCAACCGCCAGGATCGTCGCGGTTCCATGATCCTCTCCGGGCAGAGCATGTTCATTCTGGAAACCGAGCCGGCGGGTTACGTGGTATACGCTGCCAACGAAGCGGAGAAGGCGGCGAACATCACCCTGGTCGACGCCCGCGCCGTGGGCGCCTTCGGCCGCCTGACCCTGGCTGGCAAGGAGGCCGATATCGATGCCGCCGCCGCGGCAGCCCTGTCGGCGCTGCACAACCTCTCTGGCGTTTGAGCGGGGGTCTGCGGGTCATGCACAGACAGCAGTTGCTCAAGGCCCTGGATGCGTATCACACGCCGTTCCTGGAGGAGCAGGCGATGGTGGAGCGGACCCGTCGCTTTGTGCTGGAGCACGAGGACTGCTTCGATCGCAAGCTGTGGCCGGGGCACGTGACGGCATCCGCGTGGGTGGTGAACCCGGCGCGGGACCGGGTGCTGATGCTGCACCACAGGAAGCTGGACATGTGGCTGCAGCCGGGTGGCCATGCCGATGGTGATCCGGACGTGCTGAACGTGGTGCTCAAGGAGACCTCCGAGGAAACGGGTCTGCCGCCGGAACACATCCGGCTGGTCGATGACAGGATCTTCGATGTCGACGTGCACGTGGTCCACGAGAGCGTGCACGATCCGCGTCATCTGCACTTCGACGTGCGCTTCCTGGTCGAGGTGGACGATGGCATCCCGATTCCGGGCAATGACGAGTCCCACGAAATTCTCTGGGTGCCGCTGCATCGGGTGCTCAGCTTCAACAACCTGCGTTCGATCTATCGCCTGGTCCAGAAGACGCGCCGGTTGCGCGGCCGGCGCTCTCCCTGATCCCGGTTCAGCGCGGGATCTCCCGATAGTCATGAACGCGGATGCGCGCCACCCGCGGCCTGATCACTTCCCTGACCAGTTGTCTGTGCAGCGGGTGTTCCAGGTAGCGCTCGAGCGCCTGTTGATCCCGGAAGGTCAGGGTCAGCCCGACATCGAAGCTGTCGTCGACGATCGGCCGGTCGCTTGCGACCACGACCCCGGAGGTCATGGTCATTACCCCGGGAATGCGGCGGAGCTGTTCGCTGGCGGCGAGGATCTCGCGACGCGCGCGCTCGTCGCCAGGTGTCTTCAGCCACAGCAGCACCACATGGTGGATGCGCCCGTCGCGCGGCGATTGTGGCGTCAGCGCGCTGCAGCCGGCGAGCGCCAGGCACAGGGCGAGCAGCGCGGCGAGATCAGAAAACCGGGGTGACTGTCGAAAGCGGCGTGTGGCCATGTTATTCGTCTCCGGCAGCAGGTTCTTCCCTGGCGGGCCTGGCGGCCAGCCAGCGGTCGAGTTCATTGGCAAAGGCCTGACGGTTGGCGCTGTTCATTGCTGAAGGGCCGCCTGTGTCGATGCCGCTGGACCGCAGGCTGTCCATGAAGTCGCGCATGCCCAGCCGTGCGCCGATGTTCTCGGGTGTCAGCCGCTCGCCACGTGGGGTCAGTACCCGGCAACCGCGGGCGATGACCTCCGCGGCCAGTGGCACATCGGCAGTGACCACGAGATCACCCTCGGCTACCCGGCGCACGATCTCCTTGTCCGCCACGTCGAATCCTGACGGCACCTGCAGCAGGCGGGCGCCACAGCCGGGCGGTATGCGCATGGCATGGTTGGCGACCAGGGTCAGGGAGATGGCGGTCCGCTTCGCGGCCCGGAACAGGATTTCCTTGATGACGCCGGGGCAGGCATCGGCATCGACCCAGATCTGCATGCGGCGGGTCTCCTGATATCCGTAGCAGTTTCGGCTGCATGGTATCATGTCCCCGGATGGACTCAGTGGTGACACCCCATGCACGGCAATGATTCGCAACGCTACAGCGCGCCTGTCCGCGCGATTCACTGGCTGACCGCGGCACTGGTGTTCGCGATGATCGGTCTCGGCGTGACCATGGAAGAGCTGGAGAAGGGGGATCCCCTGCGCAGCCAGTTGTTCATGCTGCACATGAGCACCGGGGTGCTGATCGTCATGCTGACGCTTCTGCGACTGGGCTGGCTGGCGGTGTCTCCGGGCCCTGCCTTGCCCGCGGCGCTGGCTGGCTGGGAACGCGCGCTGGCTCGCCTGGTGAAATGGCTGCTTTATCTCGGTCTGTTTGCAGTGCCGGTTGCCGGTTACCTGATCGCGGCGAGTGACGGGCGCCCGGTGCCCTTCTACGGCCTGTTCGAGATCCCGCCGCTGGTGGCCGAGAACCATGACCTGCACGAACTCATGGAGGAAGTGCACGAAGTGCTGGCCTGGACCTTGCTGGCACTGGTCGGCCTGCACGTGGCCGGCGCGCTCAAGCACCGCTTCCTCGACCGCAACCCGGAGGTCGATGTCCTCAGGCGAATGCTGTAGCGCTTATCCGGGCGCGGCTCCCGAGGCGCTCTGTCCGCCCTCGTTCGGGGCATCCTCGCATCGCTCGTCCCGTGCCCGCTCGGCGAAGTCGATGCTGACCCGGTCCCCGGCATGGGGGCGGAAGCGTTCGTTGGCGAAGCGCTGGTGAGCGGGATGCTCGCGATAGCTGTCGATCACGGCTGCGCTGGCGAACTGTACCAGCCAGCAGTGACGGTAGGGCGCATCTTCGGTGACTGCGTCGCCGGTGAAGACCCGCCGCACGCCCGGAATCCCCGACAGGACCGCCCGGCCCTCCCGCATCATCGCCTCCACGCCGTTCTCGTCGAGACCTTCGACGTTGTAGAGGATGGTGTGTTCGACCGGCGTCCAGGGACGGCAATGGTCCAGCAGCGCGGCTGCCCGGCCGGCACTGCCCCAGAGTTCGCAGCAGCGCACGACCTCGTCGCGGATGGCCGCGCGGGTGCCGGAGAGCAGGCGGGTGTAGCCGGCGCCCGGGTCGGCCCCTGCCTGTTCGCGGATGGCGTCCGCAGCGCGGTCGGCCAGCGCGGTGTAGTAGTTGATCTTTGTCACGCCGTTCGCAATCAGGCGGCGGAACTGGTCGTCCGCCAGGCCGGTGCCGCCGTGGATCACCAGCGGGATGCCGAGCGCCTCGTTGATGGCGGCCAGGCGGTCGAAGTCCAGCCGGGGCTTCGTGCGCAAGCGGCCGTGCACGGTGCCGATGGATACGGCCAGGAAGTCGACACCGGTCGCCGCCACATAGGCGCTGGCGTCCTCGACCGAAGTGTAGATGACCTCCCCAGGGTGCTTCTCCGCGTCTTCGCCCTCGACGCCGGCGACATAGCCCAGTTCGCCTTCCACCGGCACGTCGCAGCCGTGCGCCATGTCGACGATGGCCCGGGTGCGTTCGATGTTCCCGTCCAGTGGCAGGTTCGAGGCATCCACCATCACGCCATTGGCGCCGAGATTGATGGCCCGGATGGCGGATGCCAGGGATGCACCGTGGTCGAGGTGGATGGCGGCGGGCACCGGACTGCGTTTCGCCGCCGCCTCCACCGCGGCCATCAGCAGTTCGAAATCGTAATGTTCGAAGTGCGACTCGGCGAGGCTGATGATCACCGGGGCGCCGGCCTGTTCGACCCCCGCCATGACGGCCTCCAGGAATTCCAGGCCGACGACGTCGAAGGCCCCGACGGCATAACCTTCGCGCCGGGCGTGCTCGAGCATGTCCTTCATGTGCACCAGAGGCATGGCAGTTCCCCGAATAAATTATGAAAGTCAATGGGTTGTGTTATTGGTCCGGCGGTGCGCCGCGCATTCCTGCCGATATCCTGCCCGCATTGTGCCGGGATTTTCCATAAGTTAAAGTCACTTTCATCGATATCAATCATAGATGGGTATTTATGACTCAGGGCGCATCGCGCTTGCTTGCCGCGACCAGCCTGCGCCAGTTGCAGATCTTCGCCGCGCTGGCGCGGACCGGCAGCTATACCCGGACCGCCGAGGCGCTGATGATCACCCAGCCCACCGTGTCCATGCAGGTTCGCAAGCTGGAGGCCGCGGTCGGGATGCCTCTGGTCGAGCGCGTCGGTCGCAGGCTGTACCTGACCGAGGCCGGCGAGGCCTTGCGGCGGGCGGCGGCGACCGTACTGGAGGCGCTGGAAGCGCTCGACATGGAGGTGTCCGAGCTGCGCGGTCTGGCCACCGGACATCTGCGCGTGGCGGTAGTGACCACGGCCAAGTATTTCGTGCCCCACCTGCTGGGTGATTTCTGCCGTCGTTACCCCGATATCGAGGTGGCTCTGAAGGTGACCAATCGGGCCCGTATTCTCGAGCGCATGCAGGCCAACGAGGACGACCTTTACATCATGGCGCGCCCACCCGTTTCGGAGGAGTTCCGTTTCCGGCGCTGTGCGGGGAGCGAGGGAGTGCTGATTGCACCGCCCGACCACCCGCTCGCCGGGGCCCGGGACATCCCGCTGTCGCGCCTGGCCACCGAGCCTTTCGTGGTGCGCGAACCCGGCTCGGGTACCCGGATGCTGTTCGATGAGATCTTTTCAGGTGCGGGACTGTCGCCGCCGCTGAGGATGGAGATCGGCAGCAACGAGGCCATCAAGCAGGCGGTGGCGGGCGGACTGGGTCTGGCGCTGCTCTGTCGGGATGCCCTGGATCCCCTGGTCGAGGGCGGGCCGGTCGAGCTGGATGTGCAGGGGTTTCCCCTGCCCTGGCAGTGGCATCTTGGGCATCCCGCAGGCAAGCGCCCGTCGCCGGCGGCGCGCGCATTTCTCGATTTTCTGCACCACGCGCAGGACTGAGCATGTGGCCGGAGAGGTGACAGCTCTGCCGGGAAAGCGGGCCATTGGCTTTCGCGTATCATGGGGCAAGATGGCAGTGGCAATGAACCCAGGGAGTACGGTCGGGTGAGTCCGCTTTCCCCGGTTGCGGCCGGCGTGCTCTGTGCGCTGGCGATGGTGGGCCTGTCCTGGGTGGTCAACCGTGGCCTTTTGCGGACGCCGCTGGCCTGGCGGCTCCTGCCGGCGGCGGTGACCGCGGCCAGCGTGTTCCTGCTTGCCGTGGTCGCCGAAGTCCTCGTCAATTCGGCCTACGAGTCGTTGATCGGCCACCCGCTCTGGTCCTATCGCGTGCTGCCCCGACATGAAGGCGATGTGTCCATGCTGGGTCCGCTGATCTGGCCGGCCTATGGTCTGCACCTGTACATGACCGAACAGAGCCTGCGTCGCCGGGGGCGTCCGCTGATGGCCGTCATCAATGGCATCGATGCGCCCCTGATCTTCGAGGTCGGCGGCAATCTGCTGTTCATTGCGCTGGCCGGCGAATTCTATGCCTACTATCTGCCCGGCGATCTGGGGCACCTGACTTCGCTTCAGGTCGTGCCCATCTACATGCTCAGTATCCTGGTTGGCTATTTCGTGCTCGATGCCCTGCGTGCGCAGGCCCGTTCCTGGTGGTGGCCGGCGGGTCTCTACGGTCTGGGGCTGCTGGTGGTCTTTTCGGGCTGAAAGAGACAGGGGGCCGCATGGCGACCCCCCGTCCCGGCAGTGAAGTCGAAAGAAAGGACCTCAGTCGGCCATGCTGTAGAGGAAGGGCAGCGGCCGGGCGCGGACCTGGATCAGCGCTTCGTCCAGGGTGTCCTTGCGGTAGCCGATGGCCTGCTGTTCCCACACCAGCTTGCCGGAGCCGGCATCGAACACCTTGAGCAGACCGCCCGCGCAGGCCACCGCAATGCGACGGCTGTCCGGCGAGATGTCGGTGACGCACTTCTTGCCCTCGGTGCGGGAATCGGTGATCTTGAGTTCCTGCTCCTCACCGGTGCGTATGTCCACCTTGACCACGCGATCGGCCTTGCCGTAGGACCGGGGCAGACCATCGTCACCGAATACGATGAAGGAGCGCTTGGGCTTGACCAGCACGAAGTAGTCGAGATTGGGTGCCACCTTGACGCTGGCGGTGCGCCCCTTGCTGACCACGGAGTCCTTGCTCCATTCCAGCGCCTGTTCCTTGCCGCTGTCGATGTCGAGGATATAGTGCAGGGAAACCAGCTTGGTGGCGTCCTCGTTGAAGTAGAGCGTGCTGAACTGGCGCGGTACCTGGAACACGGCGTCAGGATAGTTTTCCACGACCCTGCGCTTGCCGCTGTCGACATCGATCACCGCAAAATGATCACGGCCCACGAACGCCAGGCGCTCGCCGTTGTTGGCAATGCCCAGGGCGTAGATGCCGGAGTCGACCTTCTCCAGACTGTGCACCACCTTCAGCGTATCGAGATCGACCACGTGCACGGTCGAGTCATACTGGGCGATGGGTACCGGGCGGTCGGTCCGGGTCTTGCAGGTGTTGACCGCGACCGCTGCGTAACGGCCATTGTCCGAGGCGACGATGGGGCCGATGTATTCATAGGCATGTTCGCCGCAGCGCCGTTCGTCGTCCGGTTTCGCGGCCAGTTCGATGCGGTCGATACGGCTGCCCGAGAAGTCCACCGAAGCACCGAAGAATTCGGGCAGGGTCACATCCCGCCGGCTCTTGATATGGCCCAGCGAGCTGGGCAGCAGCAGGATCTTGCCATCCGGGTAGTTGCCGTTGACCACGATGTCCTTAAAGCTGTGGATGTTCCAGCGGCGCTTGCCGATGCGGCCGTATTCCTGACCGAATATGGTGTACAGATGGACCTGCTGGCCGAAGGAGGTGATCAGCTCTCCGGTATCCACGTCCCACAGCTTGATGCCGCCGGAGTAGTTTTCGTCATACTCCATGCTGTGGCCGCCGGAGCCGCCCGTGACCAGGTGCCGGCCGTCGGCCGAGAACTGCACGGCGTAGATGTCCTCGGCTTCCGCGCTGGCGGCGAGCGGCAGGCACAGGCTGCCGGCCGAGATGAGGGCGGTCAGGAGACGGGTCAGTCGCTTCATGTCGATATTTCCTTTGTCGATTGCGTGGTCCGGCCACGCGTCCGGAATCCGTGGTTTGCCGTGTCCGGCAACAGCCGGTGCGCGGGCCGCGGTGCCTCCCTGGCGACCCCAGCGGTGCGCCGTTGTGCGTCAATTACTTGACATCTGGATCTAACTGGGGTATCGGCTCTCGCCCCGCTTACTTGAGTCGAGGCCGGGGCTTGCCGTCGACGGCCGGTAACGACCATTGAAAAACAAGGAGATGGGAGTGGCAGGGCCGCAGACTGGATGCCGGTGCGGTAGAAAGAGGAGCAACCGATGCCCGTGG
Proteins encoded:
- a CDS encoding SulP family inorganic anion transporter, translating into MNQFLHTIFPFLRWFPLRMETLRADLVAGVTVALILVPQSMAYAQLAALPVVYGLYASFVPVIVAALWGSCSQLHTGPVAMLSLMSAAAVLPLATPGSEEFIALSIMLAFLVGVLRFGLGLFRLGAIVNLLSSPVIVGFTNAAALIIGLSQLNKVLNVPFPRSDSYLSDLWGVIVQIPDLHWPTLLFAVGTWVLIAALRRIRPSIPGILVAVVVSTLISALVGYEQKAKVSADAIADPGIRTHVQDYAEAQTRIRELSASISAKRQEADRLVAENTLEARAHAAEVRAAAEVLRMRMEALKTENNRRIIELHGQPLARVGQGETVRFVPFADDSGGIGDGRRWRFSGIDGEGRVVLSAGGAVVGNIPEGLPTFSPPHFDWAYLFALLPSAIVMALIGFMEATSISKAIALKSGERVDTSKELVGQGLANIAGSFFGAYTVSGSFSRSAVAAKAGAKTGMFAIISAIAVVLVLLFFTRYLYHLPQSVLAVIVMMAVFGLIRVEPLIDAWRVDRVGAVIGLVTFGATLAMAPSIANGILVGVLLTVLHYLIRTMRPRAEVVAMKPDGTLGGARTHGLQPLSRCFVPVRFDGVLTFVNVAYFEDIILEAHAEFPDARAILVIGSGINDIDASGIEKVREVARRLRDNGVRLMFSGLKHQVREAFRKAHVDEELGESAFFVDKRSAISKLSEQFAACESEISEREKAGAQ
- a CDS encoding BMC domain-containing protein, giving the protein MSITLRTYVYIDSLQPQLAAYLGTVSQGFLPVPGDACLWIEVAPGMAVHRLSDVALKATRVHLGQQVVERAFGSMVLHHGDQSDVQEAGRTVLQLLGAPEDSRQKCRVAWREIIRSVTPDHAVLINRQDRRGSMILSGQSMFILETEPAGYVVYAANEAEKAANITLVDARAVGAFGRLTLAGKEADIDAAAAAALSALHNLSGV
- a CDS encoding NUDIX hydrolase, translating into MHRQQLLKALDAYHTPFLEEQAMVERTRRFVLEHEDCFDRKLWPGHVTASAWVVNPARDRVLMLHHRKLDMWLQPGGHADGDPDVLNVVLKETSEETGLPPEHIRLVDDRIFDVDVHVVHESVHDPRHLHFDVRFLVEVDDGIPIPGNDESHEILWVPLHRVLSFNNLRSIYRLVQKTRRLRGRRSP
- a CDS encoding Dabb family protein; this translates as MATRRFRQSPRFSDLAALLALCLALAGCSALTPQSPRDGRIHHVVLLWLKTPGDERARREILAASEQLRRIPGVMTMTSGVVVASDRPIVDDSFDVGLTLTFRDQQALERYLEHPLHRQLVREVIRPRVARIRVHDYREIPR
- a CDS encoding YaiI/YqxD family protein, which produces MQIWVDADACPGVIKEILFRAAKRTAISLTLVANHAMRIPPGCGARLLQVPSGFDVADKEIVRRVAEGDLVVTADVPLAAEVIARGCRVLTPRGERLTPENIGARLGMRDFMDSLRSSGIDTGGPSAMNSANRQAFANELDRWLAARPAREEPAAGDE
- a CDS encoding cytochrome b encodes the protein MHGNDSQRYSAPVRAIHWLTAALVFAMIGLGVTMEELEKGDPLRSQLFMLHMSTGVLIVMLTLLRLGWLAVSPGPALPAALAGWERALARLVKWLLYLGLFAVPVAGYLIAASDGRPVPFYGLFEIPPLVAENHDLHELMEEVHEVLAWTLLALVGLHVAGALKHRFLDRNPEVDVLRRML
- a CDS encoding ketose-bisphosphate aldolase yields the protein MPLVHMKDMLEHARREGYAVGAFDVVGLEFLEAVMAGVEQAGAPVIISLAESHFEHYDFELLMAAVEAAAKRSPVPAAIHLDHGASLASAIRAINLGANGVMVDASNLPLDGNIERTRAIVDMAHGCDVPVEGELGYVAGVEGEDAEKHPGEVIYTSVEDASAYVAATGVDFLAVSIGTVHGRLRTKPRLDFDRLAAINEALGIPLVIHGGTGLADDQFRRLIANGVTKINYYTALADRAADAIREQAGADPGAGYTRLLSGTRAAIRDEVVRCCELWGSAGRAAALLDHCRPWTPVEHTILYNVEGLDENGVEAMMREGRAVLSGIPGVRRVFTGDAVTEDAPYRHCWLVQFASAAVIDSYREHPAHQRFANERFRPHAGDRVSIDFAERARDERCEDAPNEGGQSASGAAPG
- a CDS encoding LysR family transcriptional regulator; protein product: MTQGASRLLAATSLRQLQIFAALARTGSYTRTAEALMITQPTVSMQVRKLEAAVGMPLVERVGRRLYLTEAGEALRRAAATVLEALEALDMEVSELRGLATGHLRVAVVTTAKYFVPHLLGDFCRRYPDIEVALKVTNRARILERMQANEDDLYIMARPPVSEEFRFRRCAGSEGVLIAPPDHPLAGARDIPLSRLATEPFVVREPGSGTRMLFDEIFSGAGLSPPLRMEIGSNEAIKQAVAGGLGLALLCRDALDPLVEGGPVELDVQGFPLPWQWHLGHPAGKRPSPAARAFLDFLHHAQD
- a CDS encoding WD40 repeat domain-containing protein; the protein is MKRLTRLLTALISAGSLCLPLAASAEAEDIYAVQFSADGRHLVTGGSGGHSMEYDENYSGGIKLWDVDTGELITSFGQQVHLYTIFGQEYGRIGKRRWNIHSFKDIVVNGNYPDGKILLLPSSLGHIKSRRDVTLPEFFGASVDFSGSRIDRIELAAKPDDERRCGEHAYEYIGPIVASDNGRYAAVAVNTCKTRTDRPVPIAQYDSTVHVVDLDTLKVVHSLEKVDSGIYALGIANNGERLAFVGRDHFAVIDVDSGKRRVVENYPDAVFQVPRQFSTLYFNEDATKLVSLHYILDIDSGKEQALEWSKDSVVSKGRTASVKVAPNLDYFVLVKPKRSFIVFGDDGLPRSYGKADRVVKVDIRTGEEQELKITDSRTEGKKCVTDISPDSRRIAVACAGGLLKVFDAGSGKLVWEQQAIGYRKDTLDEALIQVRARPLPFLYSMAD